The genomic window GGCAATCCAGAATTTTGCACCACCTGATTGGCCATAACCCCTCCGGCCCAGATCAATGTCTTGGTCTCAATTTCTAGATTATCGCCAAGGGTGATTCTGTCGGGCTCCACCGCTGTTATTCTCTGACCGGTGAAGACCTGCACATGGTGGGCATCAAGGTAGGCCAATACTTTGTCCGCTAGCTTAGCATCGATGTGGGGGAGAATGGCATCGAGGGCTTCCACCAGGACTAAGCGAATTTCGCTAAGAGGGATGTTGTATTCTTGGCTGAGCCGGCGTCGCCAGAGGATCAGTTCGCCAATCATTTCCACCCCGGTAAAGCCCCCTCCACCGACGACAAAGGTGAGATACTTGCGGCGTTTGAGAGGATCGGGGGTGCGTGCGGCTGTGGCTACCATCCTGGTAATGTGATTGCGAATTCGCAGGGCATCATCCAGGGACCACAGGGAAAAGGCATGCTCCTGCATCCCCTCAATCCCATAGAAGGTGGGTTCACTACCCAGGGCAATCACCAAGTAGTCATAGTCGTACTCCCGCTGTTGGGAGCGAACTACTTTGTGCTCAAAGTCGAATTCAGTGATGTAGTCCTGCACCAGTCGGACCCGGGTGTATTGAAAAATAAGCTGCAAAGGTACCTTGACTGCCTGTTCCCTAACTCTCGCACCGGCAACTTCATGTAACTCCGTTAACAGGGTATGGAAGGGGTTGGCGTCAATGAGGGTGATTTCAACGTCCCGGCGGCCCCGAAGACGGCGGTGCAGGGTCAGCCCCGCCTCAATCCCGGCATATCCGCCCCCAAGGATCACTATCTTGGCCATCAGCTCGCCTCCCAAAGGAATCTATGGTATCTGTTGGCAATTAACGGTACTACCCAATATAGTTGCCCCCGCCGGTTGATCCTATTCCCATAATCTACGGCAGTGAGGGGATACTACGAAGGAGTAGTTCACCGCAGATGGGAGGTTATCATGGTGCTCCACAAGTATCGAGTTGTTCTAGCAATAATTGTCCTGGGACTGGTGATTATGGGTGGTTGTGCCCAGAAGGAATCCGCCTGGTCCGATGGTACCTATCGGGCTAGGACGGACCCAGACTCCCACAATTGGTACGCACAGAATGAAATCACTATCACCGATGGTCGGATCACTGAGGTAAAGTACCAGGAGATCAATGCAGAATCGGGACAACCCAAGGGAGACGATTATCGGTATCCCCAGGCAATTGAAGCCCAAAGGACCTTGGAAAAACAGTTGTTAGATACTCAAGATCCCGATAAGGTAGATATTGTCTCGGGAGCTACGCAGACTTCGCAGCGGTTTAAGGAAACCGCAAAGGAAGCCCTGAAGCAAGCCAAGTAAGCGAAATATCCACTAATTGTAACTTCCCATCGCGGGCCGGTGGGAAGTTTTTTTGTGGCAAAGCCTCTGCCCAAGGGGTGGATTGTGGCCGGAAAACCAACGGCGACAAGGCCTAGGTAGCAGGATTTACTCGCCAGCGGGGGAATAATTTAGGAGAAATCATTTTAGTTTAGGTGGCGATCAACTATGCAGTCAGGTCCGATGATTATTGGACACCGGGGGATTCCGGTCTTGGCGCCAGAGAATACCCTAGCTGGTATCGAGAAGGCCTTGGAGTTGGGGGCCGATGGGATTGAGATTGATGTACATCTGAGTCAGGATGGTCATGTCGTTGTTTGTCACGATGAACGGGTGGACCGCACCAGTGATGGCAAAGGGGCGATCGCCGAGCTGACCCTGGCTCAGCTGAAAGAGATGGACTTTGGCAGTTGGTTCGACAGCAGCTTTACCGGGGAAAGGATTCCTCTGTTGTCGGAAGTTCTTGAGCTGTTCCGGGGCAATGCCGCCTGGCTTAATATCGAACTGAAGACGAATGTCACTCCTTATCCCGGGATAGTGCAAAAGACCGTTGAGCTGCTGAGGGAGTATGACATGATGGAGCGTACCTGTATCTCCTCCTTTAATCACTACACCTTAGTCGAAACCCAGGAAGTTGCACCGGAGCTGCCCACTGCCCTGCTGTATTCGGCTTGCCTATATCAGCCTTGGCAGTACGCTGTCGGGATGAAGGCTAAGGGTCTACATCCCGCCTACTATACAGTTGATGAGGCCACGGTTTCAGCTACCAAGGAGTCCGGACTGTTTATTAACCCCTGGACAGTAGATCGGACGGAAGATATGGAGAGACTCGCCAGGTACCAGGTGACGGGAATTATCACCAACCGTCCAGGTCTTCTCCGTCAGGTGCTGGGTAGATAGTCTTCAGGCGGATCACCCTTCAATGGAGAACTGAACGTAATCGGCCTTCAGATCCCACAACAGAAGCAGTCTTAGCAAGGAACACTAACTGGAGAGATTCATCATGGTTACCTTGAAGGATGTTGCAAAAAAGGCAGGAGTGTCCATTGCTACGGTTTCCCACGCACTGAATGATTATGATACTGTAGCCCCTGCCACAAAGGCTAAGGTGTGGAGGGTGGCGACGGAGTTAGGGTATCGCCCCAATCTCATTGCCAGGGGACTAGTTACTCAGCGTTCCCATCTCATTGGCTTGTTAACTATGGAAGCGGGGATTTTAACGCACCTGTTTTTTCCCGATGTAATCGGGGGATTGGTTTTTGGGCTGCAGGGCAGTGAGTTTGGGCTGACACTATGGGTTAATGAAGAAGACTCTGCTCACCCTCCATCTAATCAGCTGTGGCGGCAGATGCAGTTAGAAGGCATAGTTGTCCTTGGCTTTGAGCCCAAGACCTCGGTGCTTGATGCCCTTCAGATGGCGAAGGTGCCGGTGGTGTTTGTGGACATCGAGGGAAGTGGGGAGCAGACTACATACGTTACTTCCGACAATGTCGGTGGCAGTCATAAAGCGGTGGAGTACTTAGTATCATTAGGACATAGGCGGATTGGATTGATCGGCGGCACAGACCGTTTCTTTATTGCCCGGCAGCGGTTCGAGGGCTACAGGTCGGGATTAGAGGCGGCCGGTATTGCCTACGATCCGTCTCTGAGGGAATATGGCGACTTCACGAAGGAGGGCGGGTATCGAGCGATGGCCCGATTGCTGGATGCCGACAACCCTCCGACAGCGGTCTTTGTAGTCAGCGATTTAATGGCCTTTGGAGCGATGGAATGTGCCCAGGATCGGGGACTGCAGATTCCCAGGGATTTATCAATTGTTGGATTTGACGACATTGCCGCTAGCGAACACGTGCGTCCGGCCTTGACAACGGTGAGGCAATTCGGTGTGGAGATGGGGCGACAGGCCGTCAACGAGCTACTGGCCCTAATCCGCAACCCCGAAGAACATCGTCCCCCTCGGGTGATCGACGTCGAGCTGGTTCTGCGAGGTTCCTGTGGACCACCCCGGGCAAGTTGATTTCCCAGATTTAGGAAAAATAAAGAGGGACTCAGGGAGAAAGCGAGAAGGTTCCCAACAAAGGCTAAATTCTGAAGGTTCATTGGGGGCGCGACCATGGCTAAGCGTGAAAACCCGCTCACTACACGCAATATGGCTGAACTCACTCTCAAGATCCTGTTGACGGTAGTAGCGGGTGGAATCAGTCTGATATGGCTCTGGATCGTTTTAGTCCTGCTGGGAAGGTTAACGCTGCGACCTACCCACGCTTCGGCAGCGAACTTCGTGAAGGCTTATGTGGGAGGACCCCTTATGCTCTTTCTCGCTGCCGCCTGGATCGGGTTTGTGGTTTGGGTGGCAGAGACCCTGCGGAAGCTCAAGGATATTGCCCTGTTAATGGGTCGGTTTCTGCAAATTGTGGCCGTTGAACTGTGGTTGTTTCCTTTGTTTCATGGATTCATGATTTTTCTGACCCGTCATGTACTAAAAAGTGACTTGTTAATTGGCGGGGGAGCCATTCTCCTGTCGATTCTCCTGTGGCGACTGAGTCGCCGTCTAATCCAGCCGGATTAGACGGCAAGGCAGCCTCAAGCAGGCTTCAATCTTCGTACTAGATCGAGCATCCGTTTGAGAGGCGGATGCTTTTTCATTGCCCTGTCACCGGGCCTGATGATAGAATCAATATGTACCATATAGGGGTATTCTTGAACAAGGGGGCGCGACAGGATGAGTTATCGAAGCGATGAGGTCAAGAAGAATCTGATCCACAGATTGAATAGAATCGAAGGTCAAGTCCGGGGGATTAACCGGATGGTTGAAGAAGATCAATATTGTCTCGACATCCTGAATCAGATATCAGCGGTGCGGTCTGCTCTCAATCGAGTGGGGCAGATTCTGCTAGAATCTCACATTCGGGGCTGTGTTGCCGGGGCAATTGAACAAAAGCGGGGCGACGAAGCCATCGATGAGTTGATGGATGTGGTTAGTAGGTACATGAAATAGGTGAGCATGGGAAGGAGGCCGGGCTATGGAGGATAAGACCTTTGAGCATCGAGTCAAGGCCTTTAGCTGGTTAATCTGGCTAATTCTCTTTATCCTTGCGGCCCGCCTGTGGCAGCTGCAGATCATCCAGGGAGATAAATATGCTGCTTTGGCTGAAGGCAACAAGAGTCGCATTGAGCGGGTTCAAGCCCCCCGGGGAGAGATCCTCGATCGCAACGGATTAAAGCTAGCCACGAACAAGGTTGAATACCAGGTGACGGTGGTCCGGGATGATTTGGATCGGCCCCTGGAGGATGTGGCCGACACCCTAGCCGGGATGACCGGGGCTGACCCTGAAGATATTCTCAGACGACTGCAATCTCGCGACTACCGAGCCTTTGATCCCGTTCCAGTGGTGCGCCATCTGGGACCAGAAACGGTAATTTGTGTGGCGGAAGAACAGCAGAATATCCCCGGCGTTCATCTTGAAGGTGCAGTGGTGCGCACCTATCCCGAGGGTGCCGTTGGCAGTCATGTCTTGGGTTATCTGGGGATGATCAGTCAAGAGGAGCTGGCCCAATACAGCGGTTATTACGGCTCAGACTTGATCGGCAAGACCGGGATCGAACGGGCCTATGAGGCGCAGTTAAGGGGACAGGATGGTTGGATTCTGCGGGAAGTTGATGCCATCGGTCGAACTCAAAGGGTGTTGGAGACCCAGGACCCTATTCCCGGCAACAACGTGGTATTGTCCATCGATTCTGACCTGCAAAGGGTTGCCGAGGAGATTATTCGAAACAACCTGGAGCGACTTCGCAGCAATCCCGATGGACCCGCGGCAAAGGCTGGGGTAATCATCGCCTTGGACCCTTGGACAGGGGAGATCTTGGCGATGGCTAGTGAGCCAGGCTTTGACCCCAATTTGCTGTTGCCCGATGCTCCCAATCGCAACTTTGCCCAGCTTCAGGCTGATCCTGCCTTACCGATGTTGCATCGGGCGACGCAGGGACTGTATCCTCCCGGTTCCGTCTTCAAACCCGTTACGGCCACTGCTGCCTTAGCCTTAGACAAATTTAAGGTCGATGAATTGTACTACGCTACCGGTAGGAGCAAATATGGGAAAAAGGACTGGATCCTCAATCGTTATCCACCCTTGGCACCCCACGGCTGGATCGATCTGCCAACGGCGTTGGAACGGTCCAGTAACGACTTTTTCTGGGAGCTATGCTTTCGTTTAGGAATAGATTCCTTGGCGAAGTATGCCCGGATGTTTGGCTTTGGCGAATCGACGGGAGTCGATCTTTTTCCTCAGGATAAGGCCGGGTTGGTCCCCGATCCCGAGTGGAAGAAGCGGACCTTTGCTGATCGCCCCGTCTGGGATCGAAATTGGTACGAAGCGGAAACCATGGATTTGGCCATTGGGCAGGGATATCTGTTGACTACCCCTTTGCAGGTGGCTTTGATGTACAGCACCTTGGCTACCCATGGTGTTCAGTATGTTCCCAGGCTGGTGATGGAGATCCAAAGCCCCACCGGGGATACCATTGTCAGAACGGAGCCTGAGGTGGCACGGAGAATCGAGATGGCTGAGGCCAAGTGGCGTGCAATTGAAAAGGGTTTGGTGGCCGTTGTGAGTAACGCTCGGGGGACTGCCCGCAATGTCTTCCGTGACTTTCCAGTTTCCGTTGCCGGTAAGACCGGTAGTGCCGAGGTCAATAGCGGCGATGCCCACGGTTGGTTTGCAGGATATGCCCCGGTAAAGGCTCCGGAAATTGTGATCGTTTCCTTTGTTGAAAACGGTGGGGGCGGTGCCTCGGCGGCAGCTCCCATGGCTCGAGAATTCCTGGAATACTACTTTACTCGAGCCGACTCTGAAGGGGAATTCGTGGATAATTGACTTAAGTCAAGGGCTAATTTCCCTCGTTGATGTACAATTGGATCCGGAGGAGGTAGATCACCTGATGGCAGTACGCGATATGATTGTGATCGACGAGGAGAAATGCAACGGTTGTGGATTGTGCGTTCCCGCTTGTGCCGAAGGAGCCCTACAGATTATCGATGGGAAAGCCCGCCTGCTTCGGGATGACTTTTGCGACGGACTGGGTGCCTGTCTTGGCCATTGTCCCCAGGGAGCGCTGTCAATAGAAAAACGTGAGGCTCCGGAATTTGATGAGGAGGCAGCCATGGCCCATGCCCGTCGTCTGGCCAGCCAACAGCCAGCCCCCCAGCAACCGGCCCAGGAGAGTGGGGTTCATATGGGCTGTCCCGGGGCTCGGATGATGGAGTTAACCCCAGCTTCCTGTGCTTGCTGGACCAAGGGGGAGGAAGGCAGAGAGGCGGTGGAGGAGATCCCATCGGCTCTGACCCAGTGGCCGGTGGAATTGGCGCTGTTGTCGCCTAGCGCTCCCTATCTACAGGATGCCGACCTGTTGCTTTGTGCCGACTGTGTTCCCATTGCCTACGCAAACTTCCACCAGAGGTTGCTGCAGAGGCGCAAGGTAGCTGTTGCCTGCCCCAAACTCGATGATTCTACAGAGTATATCACCAAGCTGGCAACGATCTTGGTGAAAAATAACCTGAAGCGATTGACGATTGCCCATATGGAAGTCCCCTGCTGCTCGGGATTGCTGGCCATCGCCAACCGAGCGATGGAAATGGCCGGCAAGCGGGTACCCATTCATCAGTTCATGATTGGAATAGATGGGACTATCAAGAAGGAAGAACAAGTAGCCTAACAAAACCGCCAACGGGAGTAGAAGATGCCCGTTGGCGGTTTTGTTTCTGGGGAATGTAACGCTCTTGTCAACTCTAGAAGGTTATTTCCCCTTGGAACTGGAAGTAGAAATTATGATCAATTATTCTAGGATGGAGGAAATAGATTGTCACAGCTGAATCTCGCAGAGGGACAGACCAGGGATCAGCGACCTCGGAAGGAGTTAGGTCTTTCCGAGATTCGCAGCAGGGTACTTAGGTTAGCAGGGCCGGCGCTGGTGGAACAGATCTTTGTTACCCTTGTTGGTATGGTGGACATGATGATGGTTGGAAGGTTGGGACCCGCCGCCGTTGCCGCTGTGGGGCTGGCCAACCAGCCGGTGAACTTTGCACTGGGCATTTTTATCGCTCTCAATGTAGGTACCACCGCCGTCGTTGCCCGGAGCATCGGGGCCGAACAGCCCAAGGATGCCGATCACGCAGCGACTCAGAGCGCGGCCCTGACGTTGGTGGCGGGGGCTGTTGCCGCGTTACTGGGACTGATGTGGTCCCGGCAAATTCTGGTTTTCATGGGTGCCGATTCCGGAATTATCTCCCAGGGCCTTGGTTACATGCGGGTTGTATCCATTGGATTTGTGTTTATGAGCCTGGCGATGAATCTGACCGCATCCTTGCGTGGTGCCGGTGAGATGAAGACCACGATGGTGGTCAATATTGTAGCCAACATCGTCAATATCCTGGGTAACTATGTCCTAATCTACGGGAACTGGGGTTTTCCCCGCTTAGGCGTGCTGGGAGCAGGAATTGCAACTACCTTTGCTCGGATGATCACTTGCCTCTTGGCAACTATTGTGTTGCTTCGGGGAAATGCCAGGGTACGTATGCGGCTCAAGGGGTTATTGCGCCCGGACTTGGACATGTACAAGCGGGTGCTGCATGTCGGTTGGCCGGCAGCCATTGAGCAGTTGGTCTTGCGTTCCGGTCAGATGGTGTTTGTCAGGACTGTGGCGGGGCTAGGAACCGTTGTCTTTGCGGCCCACCAAATTGGCATGAACATCATGAGTCTATCCTTTATGCTTGGTCAGGCCTTTGGCGCTTCGGCAACCACTTTGGTGGGACAGAGTCTGGGGGCGCAGGATCCCCCCTTGGCAGAGAAGTGTGCCAAGCAGACCCAGCTCTTGGCTGCAGGGGCTTCTATGCTGGTCAGCCTGTTGTTCTGGACCATGGGTCGGCAGGTTGTCGGCTTGTATACCAACGATCCCGAAGTCACCCGCTGGGGTGCACTGGTACTGAAGATTATTGCCTTTGCCCTACCCTTCCAAACGACACAGTTTGTCCTGCGGGGTGCATTGCGGGGAGCCGGGGACACCACTTGGCCCCTGTATGCGACGGCAGTGGGTGTTTGGGGATTCCGTGTAGCCTTAGCTTATCTCTTGGGAATAGTGCTGGGTTGGGGCCTAGTTGGAGTATGGCTTGCCTTGACACTGGATCAGATGGTGCGGGCTCTTATCATCACTTGGAGATTCCGCCAAGGAAAGTGGAAATATATTACTGTGTAGGAGCAAGGGAGGTTGTGTGATGGATTCAGAGCTGAAATTGAAGCAGGATATTATTGAAGTGGGGCGGCGGATTTACAATCGGGGATTTGTCGCTGCTAACGATGGTAACATCACGATTCGCATCGGGGAAGATGAAGTACTGACCACGCCTACGGGGGTAAGCAAGGGATTTCTCACTCCGGAGATGTTAATTACCGTGGATATGGATGGTCGTGTCAAGTCCGGAACAATGCGACCCTCCTCGGAGTTGAAGATGCACCTTCAGGTTTATCGGGAGCGGGAGGATGTGAGATCGGTGGTGCACGCTCATCCCCCTCATGCAACGGCCTTTGCCGTGGCAGGGATCCCTCTAAAAACGCCGATTATGCCTGAAGTGGTGATTAGTTTGGGGTGGGTGCCACTGGCCCAGTATGGAACCCCGTCCACGGAGGAAATTCCTGAGTCCATTCGCCCCTATCTACAGTGCCACGATGCCTTCCTGTTGGAGAATCATGGGGCTTTGACCGTGGGTACCGATGTCTATAACGCTTACTTCAAAATGGAAACCCTAGATCTGGGCGCCCAGATCAGCTTGCTGGCTCGGCAGTTGGGGCAGGAGAAACCCATTAGTCGGGAGAATGTTGCTAAGCTGTTGGAGATTAGGAAGAAACTGGGAGTAGTCGGTAAGCACCCGGCAAACTGTGCGGGAGTCGAGGAGTATCTCGATCAGTGCTTCGAGGAAGAGGACTTGCCCTCCCCTCAAGGGCTGGCTCAGATCGATGCAGGAACCTTAGCTGAGATCGTTACTGAAGTCACCAAGCGGGTATTGGCAGAGCTCCGAGACAAATAGCTTCGGGACCGACGGGATAGGAGGAAAGACGATGGCGATTAATAGGGAGATTTTTCGGGAGTATGACATTCGAGGATTAGAGGAGACGGATCTGCGGCCCGATGTAGTAGCTCTGTTGGGGCGGGTCCTGGCTGATTATTTCCGCGAGGCCGGTAAGACCCGGGTGTTGATCGGTAGGGACATTCGGTTGAGCGGAGAGCGAATCCGCGCCAATT from Bacillota bacterium includes these protein-coding regions:
- a CDS encoding FMN-binding protein, with translation MVLHKYRVVLAIIVLGLVIMGGCAQKESAWSDGTYRARTDPDSHNWYAQNEITITDGRITEVKYQEINAESGQPKGDDYRYPQAIEAQRTLEKQLLDTQDPDKVDIVSGATQTSQRFKETAKEALKQAK
- a CDS encoding 4Fe-4S binding protein, with translation MAVRDMIVIDEEKCNGCGLCVPACAEGALQIIDGKARLLRDDFCDGLGACLGHCPQGALSIEKREAPEFDEEAAMAHARRLASQQPAPQQPAQESGVHMGCPGARMMELTPASCACWTKGEEGREAVEEIPSALTQWPVELALLSPSAPYLQDADLLLCADCVPIAYANFHQRLLQRRKVAVACPKLDDSTEYITKLATILVKNNLKRLTIAHMEVPCCSGLLAIANRAMEMAGKRVPIHQFMIGIDGTIKKEEQVA
- the mrdA gene encoding penicillin-binding protein 2; the protein is MEDKTFEHRVKAFSWLIWLILFILAARLWQLQIIQGDKYAALAEGNKSRIERVQAPRGEILDRNGLKLATNKVEYQVTVVRDDLDRPLEDVADTLAGMTGADPEDILRRLQSRDYRAFDPVPVVRHLGPETVICVAEEQQNIPGVHLEGAVVRTYPEGAVGSHVLGYLGMISQEELAQYSGYYGSDLIGKTGIERAYEAQLRGQDGWILREVDAIGRTQRVLETQDPIPGNNVVLSIDSDLQRVAEEIIRNNLERLRSNPDGPAAKAGVIIALDPWTGEILAMASEPGFDPNLLLPDAPNRNFAQLQADPALPMLHRATQGLYPPGSVFKPVTATAALALDKFKVDELYYATGRSKYGKKDWILNRYPPLAPHGWIDLPTALERSSNDFFWELCFRLGIDSLAKYARMFGFGESTGVDLFPQDKAGLVPDPEWKKRTFADRPVWDRNWYEAETMDLAIGQGYLLTTPLQVALMYSTLATHGVQYVPRLVMEIQSPTGDTIVRTEPEVARRIEMAEAKWRAIEKGLVAVVSNARGTARNVFRDFPVSVAGKTGSAEVNSGDAHGWFAGYAPVKAPEIVIVSFVENGGGGASAAAPMAREFLEYYFTRADSEGEFVDN
- a CDS encoding glycerophosphodiester phosphodiesterase, with translation MQSGPMIIGHRGIPVLAPENTLAGIEKALELGADGIEIDVHLSQDGHVVVCHDERVDRTSDGKGAIAELTLAQLKEMDFGSWFDSSFTGERIPLLSEVLELFRGNAAWLNIELKTNVTPYPGIVQKTVELLREYDMMERTCISSFNHYTLVETQEVAPELPTALLYSACLYQPWQYAVGMKAKGLHPAYYTVDEATVSATKESGLFINPWTVDRTEDMERLARYQVTGIITNRPGLLRQVLGR
- a CDS encoding metal-sensitive transcriptional regulator, which gives rise to MSYRSDEVKKNLIHRLNRIEGQVRGINRMVEEDQYCLDILNQISAVRSALNRVGQILLESHIRGCVAGAIEQKRGDEAIDELMDVVSRYMK
- a CDS encoding MATE family efflux transporter — translated: MSQLNLAEGQTRDQRPRKELGLSEIRSRVLRLAGPALVEQIFVTLVGMVDMMMVGRLGPAAVAAVGLANQPVNFALGIFIALNVGTTAVVARSIGAEQPKDADHAATQSAALTLVAGAVAALLGLMWSRQILVFMGADSGIISQGLGYMRVVSIGFVFMSLAMNLTASLRGAGEMKTTMVVNIVANIVNILGNYVLIYGNWGFPRLGVLGAGIATTFARMITCLLATIVLLRGNARVRMRLKGLLRPDLDMYKRVLHVGWPAAIEQLVLRSGQMVFVRTVAGLGTVVFAAHQIGMNIMSLSFMLGQAFGASATTLVGQSLGAQDPPLAEKCAKQTQLLAAGASMLVSLLFWTMGRQVVGLYTNDPEVTRWGALVLKIIAFALPFQTTQFVLRGALRGAGDTTWPLYATAVGVWGFRVALAYLLGIVLGWGLVGVWLALTLDQMVRALIITWRFRQGKWKYITV
- a CDS encoding LacI family transcriptional regulator; the encoded protein is MVTLKDVAKKAGVSIATVSHALNDYDTVAPATKAKVWRVATELGYRPNLIARGLVTQRSHLIGLLTMEAGILTHLFFPDVIGGLVFGLQGSEFGLTLWVNEEDSAHPPSNQLWRQMQLEGIVVLGFEPKTSVLDALQMAKVPVVFVDIEGSGEQTTYVTSDNVGGSHKAVEYLVSLGHRRIGLIGGTDRFFIARQRFEGYRSGLEAAGIAYDPSLREYGDFTKEGGYRAMARLLDADNPPTAVFVVSDLMAFGAMECAQDRGLQIPRDLSIVGFDDIAASEHVRPALTTVRQFGVEMGRQAVNELLALIRNPEEHRPPRVIDVELVLRGSCGPPRAS
- a CDS encoding class II aldolase/adducin family protein encodes the protein MDSELKLKQDIIEVGRRIYNRGFVAANDGNITIRIGEDEVLTTPTGVSKGFLTPEMLITVDMDGRVKSGTMRPSSELKMHLQVYREREDVRSVVHAHPPHATAFAVAGIPLKTPIMPEVVISLGWVPLAQYGTPSTEEIPESIRPYLQCHDAFLLENHGALTVGTDVYNAYFKMETLDLGAQISLLARQLGQEKPISRENVAKLLEIRKKLGVVGKHPANCAGVEEYLDQCFEEEDLPSPQGLAQIDAGTLAEIVTEVTKRVLAELRDK